From Erigeron canadensis isolate Cc75 chromosome 5, C_canadensis_v1, whole genome shotgun sequence:
ctaCTCAAAACCCACAACCctagcttttcaatttcttgaatgaagattatatgATGGTGATGTTTAGTATGATGATTTCCCCTTTTGAATTAGAGAGAATTAAGCTTTTGATTTTGAGGGAAAGGGGTGGAATTACATGCAGAAGTAGAGATGAAGAGAAGTGGAATATGACTCATAAGTCATATGGATGGCTGGCACATTCAGgggatgccacgacccatcccacctttttgtgggtattttacccgctatccgctaaagttccaactaaattaaccccataactaaaaacaaaatactaggaaattaattaaatgtcaaaactataaaaggggttaatttcttttaccttaaaataattggggtgttacaaatagcAATAGATTTCGGCAACAGTAGCAGTAGCAGATCCCACCAACCAGCAACAGATTCCGGCAACACTGAACAACATCAGCGGATTCCGTGGACATGATCGGACTTTTTTGAGCTTTTGCATCATTCGTTGAGCCATTGCCATTCGGATCTTTGACTATAGTTGTGGAATCAAATAAAGCAAAACccattgagatatttgatcaTGGTATAGTGTGGTGATTAATATTATAGAATGAATCGGCGTGGTGAAACCATTTGTCTACGACGGCGAAGgagaaatttatatagatatagatatatagtgataAATAGAAGatgatatattgattgataataTGATAAATCAGATGAGTTAATATATTTGGGTTTAGATTCTCATTTTAGGTTGTGTTGCATAGTCCGTGTGATGAAATGAAGAATTTAAAAGaagcaaaagaaatgaatagttttatttttgttagtggaattacaaaggtggttacactacatatcTAGttgagtagttggttacattacataaccttttggttatagttggttacattccggTGCCATTTTTcctaactttatttttggcttAACCGGATGGAAACTTGCAATAGCAGATAACTTACATGacataaccaaaaaaataaaggtggttacactatatAGCTAGTcaagtagttggttacattacataaccttttggtcatagttggttacactacggtgccataatcccaaaataatatataagaaaaatgtagCTATCATACGAAATAGATCCCCGTTTCTaactttagttttatttttattgagcTTCGCATCctttaacaataaaaaatattcaagaaACTAGTAAATGTTACTCGTACTATACATCAACATTGTAATTTTAACCTCCAACCTACCTTAAGAGATATAACCATTATATTCACGCACAAGACAAAAATCACAAACTCTATATATTCACCTACACCCAAACTTTCTACTCACTAAATAATACATCAATCGATCAACATtcgatctatatatacatatatatcaacgtacgtaaaaaattaatatgaagcAATCTACTACTCTTATCTCTATCATTGTTCTAGTTTCCTTCGTTTTATCTACATGCTTCTCCATACATGCTTACTCTACTAGTAATACGCACGCGACTATGACGATCAACAGCTTTGAGAAGGGTGGGAGTGGCGGAGGGCCATCCGAGTGCGACGGAAAGTACCACTCGGATGACACCCCCATTGTGGCATTGTCCTCTCAATGGTACGCAAACGGGAAAAGGTGTTTCAAGAACATCAATATAAACTATCAAGGCAGGAGTGTGCAGGCAATGGTGGTCGACGAGTGTGACTCCAGCAGAGGGTGTAAAGACGATATTGTGGATGCATCGAAAGCCGTTTGGAATGCCCTTCAAGTCCCCAAAAGCCAATGGGGTTGGACAGGAGTTGACTGGTCAGATGCTTAAGTACAATCAATCATGCATATCGATCGATCATTAAAGTCTCTTTTGAgtttcaataataaataattatcaaCAATAAATATATGATGATTCGATATCTGATCTAATTCCACGCAAATGTCCTTCATGCATGCATGTATGATAGGTTTTATTTCTGTCTCGTTATCTCAATAAGTTCGGGGACCTACTTTTAATTAGTATCGTgttatcttaaaattaaaaatgtaatattCACAATGAAATATAATGATGTATTGCATATTTGAATTTGATCGCTAGCTTCTTGACTCTTCACTTAAATAATATGTTTTGAGTCTAACGTAtctattactccctccgtcccattttaattgtcacgttgaccaactttgatcgtaaataactttgtttgtactatatgttagttgatgaaacttatatggacgaaaagtacattaaaaaccctgccaatccattcatatattttataccaaatattacatgaaacaaaaaaagttatttacggtcaaagttggtcaacgTGACAATTAAAATAGGATGGAGGAAGTACATTTTACTTTACAAACTGAAGTTTGGACATTGTCTCATAAAAAATGCCTTAATTATCTGTGTTTGGCCGGGGTTCTTTATGTAATTAAGAATGACggcgggaaaaaaaaaactaatgataGGAAACAAGTAAATCCATTGGTGTTCTTGAGTCTTCGAACTTCAAAATATGGTTGTGAAAATCGGCCGATACAGTTGATTTCCCATAATCGGATCGTGTATCAGTAGCTATCAGTTTATACTTTGAATAAAATCAGTCAACTCTAATTAAGAACCGGCTGAATCGGATGAACATAAAGTCAAATATTTCttttactccctccgtcccatattaagtaATTTAGtttagtctttttctttcaattttgaccttaaatatttttgtttgtgttatatgtaacacttgatataacatatataaattgattgagtttaAAACATATtcttcattgatataactttcatcaactaatatataacacaaacaaagatatttacagtcaaagtcaaaagaaagaaaagacttgaccagtcaaaataggaTAATTAAAAGGGGACGAAAAGGGTATTTAACAAAAGGTTTATTTGTTATGTTACTATTTTTAgacaattattattaaattgaagaattatgttaatatttttagataatttaaaagatttaatttatttatatttttttttattattctactATTACATACTCGTATAAtttaaaaacttattattttaatacataaaatttCAATCTGACTATTTCTTTCCTATTTGATCTAATTTTCAGAAAATTATGACATGTATCTTACCATGACGTGGCACATCACCTTGGTCATGACTCATGTGACAACATGACCATTAAGGCATTAATGTTTTGGAAAGGGGAGATAGATTGTCTTCATTCCAATGCTTCCAGTTTGTTCAAATAGTTGTTGTATAACGGCGTTGAGTTAGATCCTCAACTCCGACGTGATGAGTTTGTTTGGTAAAAAACTTTTAGGAGATTGGATGcgtttagtttaaaaaaacttttttatttttcattttcatttttcaagaaaacatgaaaaataggAAACGGgttcaaattgtaattttttagaaaagttttccttgaaaaatgaaaattctctttttcaacttttgcactaaaattaaaaaactggttttttcagtttttgttttcacctttctattttctaaaccttttataaacctaaaattagaaaacaagtgaatttgaacatgttttctagttttctaaaatgggaaaaatgaaaactccatcttttattttgaacgcgttttcaaaattttcaagggtttttagaaatgaaaaaccttttcattttctagaaaactagaaatgaaaaacttaa
This genomic window contains:
- the LOC122602100 gene encoding putative ripening-related protein 2; amino-acid sequence: MKQSTTLISIIVLVSFVLSTCFSIHAYSTSNTHATMTINSFEKGGSGGGPSECDGKYHSDDTPIVALSSQWYANGKRCFKNININYQGRSVQAMVVDECDSSRGCKDDIVDASKAVWNALQVPKSQWGWTGVDWSDA